The genomic interval accTGTGTCTCTGGATCcaacaaaatagattgtaagctccacggggcaaggactgtgtctgcaaaatgtccctgtaaagtgctacataaaactagcagcgctatacaagaacgtactattacttttattattatattctggtgatagtgatcctgatgtaaagatgttaaaagttctggtctctggTGACAATGGTCACAAAACATGTCAGTTCCTATACATAGTGCTAATAGTGACATTACATAGTTATGTAACACACAGGGTGACTAATAACCTAATCTTCCAttaatatcacatatatatatatatatatataaatatatatatatatatatatatatatatatatatatatatatatatatatatatatatatatatatatatatatatatattttgtaaccgACAAATAAGCATATTTTTAACACTTCCCAATTGTATTATAAAGCTTAAACAAAATAGATGtttgattattacattattaaaatatatttactgtcatTCACATGATGTGTATGTTACTATGATTGTTTTTAGAAAACATAATGTTATACATATAATTCTAAACTATTCATTTGCAGAACAGATGGAATAAAAATATTTTCGAATCTCCCATTTAATAACCAATATTCATAACTGACAATGGAATAATACAGAGCTTAGTACCGGGGAAATGGAACAACATGAAATAGCAATGTACACTGCACAGGAATTATTGTGCTACTTGTACATATATAGTGACTCCCCAGaccatgtttatatatttatatgcacattATTTTAAACTGATACTGTAGAATAATATGTCCTTAGTGTCACTGTATGAGGATGGAGGTTGCACATTTAGTCTGAGCAAAGTAAAAGTGACAGAAATAGACAGATATGAATGAAATCTGGCAAATCCCGGGCTACAGAGCCGAACTTTCACCCATTATTCCTAATTGTGTTTGTACTTTCCCAGCAGAAAAATGATACAGCAGTGAAGAGAATATAATTCCTTATAAATTGcatgcaggaaggggggatgtgagtaaTAATTAGGggataaaatgcccttttcttgcAGCCTCAGAAACACAAAGTCAGAGCAGTGTTTGTGATCCGGGAGGATGAGAgtcaggggcggggcttagtgatTATACCCAATGAGAAAGAAGCTCACTCGGATaactaaccaatcacagagcagcaggctctCTATATAAGTCCCGGCAGGTCCCCGCCCCCAGTATAACTTTCTGTCAGTGTGTTGGGATATTTTacctgcagctgcaatggccgagaccgctcctgctcctgctcctccagctgaaagcgccgccaagaagaagcagccgaaGAAAGCGGCGGGAGCCTCGAAAAGCCGCCCAGCAAAGTGCGGTCCCAGCGTGTCCGATCTGATAGTGAGAGCTGTGTCCGCCTCTAAGGAGCGCAGCGGGGTCTCCCTGTCCGCTCTGAAAAAGGCTCTGGCTGCAGGAGGCTACGATGTGGAGAAGAATAACAGCCGCCTGAAGCTGGCTCTCAAGGGCTTGGTGAGCAAGGAAACCCTGATCCAGCTGAAAGGGAGCGGAGCCTCCGGATCGTTCAAGCTGAATAAGAAGCAGctggagagcaaggagaaggcggccAAGAAAAAGGATGCGAGGAAACCCAAGAAGCCAGTGGCAAAGAAACCCGCCAAGTCCCCCAAGAAACCCAAAAAGGCTCCGGCGGGAGTGAAGAAAAGCCCCAAAAAGGTCAAAAAACCGGCAGCCGCCAAGAAGCCAGCAAAAAGCCCGAAGAAGTCTAAAGCTGCCAAGCCCAGGAAGGCCGTGAAGAGCCCGGCGGCTAAAAAGGCTGCGAAGCCAAAAGCTGCTAAGAGTCCAGCTAAGGCCAAAGCAGCCAAACCCAAAGCAGCAAAGCCCAGGAGGGCGGCAGCTCCTAAGAAGTGAGACCGAGAACTTCAGCCTCttacaaacacaaaggctcttttaagagccaccacaaCCCCACATAGAGAGCTGTGCACATAGTGTGTAACTGGGAATGTTTCTCCAACTTATCACATGCAGGGGTTTGTGTTACACTGCCAGAGCATAAGTGTATATGAATTGATACTGCGAGCACTGTAAGGTGCATGTGTAAGTTTGTAGTCGTTAACCTATTGCACGAATAAATGTTTCTCAGACAAACTGACATACTAGGTGATATGGTTTTGTTTGTGTCTACATAAACAATGTTCACATACACggtttatagaaaataaaaatagtgtAGTTGACATCAGAAAAACTTATTTATCACCATGttataaaataaatgtgtttaCATCACATTGAAAGCATGAAGCACACGCTATTCCATAACACTTCAGTATAATCACCAGtggcacatgggaggggggacatTTACAGGTTTGTCTTTACGTGCAGCCATATACAGCATGAAATGGTGACTATGCATGCAAGTCTATATATCACATGACAATGAATACAAATATTTAATTTGCGTGTATCTATATTGTCACACATCAAGTACATATGTTGGTACAAGGATAACACACTTCTTTAATTCTCTATATTGAGATCAGTATCCATGTGTTAATATTGATCAGGCAATTTCATTGAaaatgtggtggctcttaaaagagcctttgttttTGGGGTGTAAACGAAGTCAGGGTGCAGCCGGCCtaagctctctcccctctgatccTGCGGGCCAGCTGGATGTCCTTGGGCATGATGGTGACCCTCTTGGCGTGGATAGCGCACAGGTTGGTGTCCTCGAAGAGCCCCACCAGATAAGCCTCGCTGGCCTCCTGCAGAGCCATGACAGCCGAGCTCTGGAAGCGCAGGTCAGTCTTGAAGTCCTGGGCGATCTCCCGGACCAGGCGCTGGAAGGGCAGCTTGCGGATGAGCAGCTCGGTGGACTTCTGGTAGCGGCGGATCTCCCTGAGAGCCACAGTACCGGGCCGGTAGCGGTGAGGCTTCTTCACTCCGCCGGTGGCCGGTGCGCTCTTTCTGGCAGCCTTGGTCGCTAGCTGCTTACGGGGAGCCTTCCCTccggtggatttccgggcggtctgcttggtccgggccatcctgtgctgctgtgtcagtgCGCGTCTCCGGTCAGgaactaataaagaaaaaaaacgctGCAGCTGCGAATTTATGGACTGCAgatcgctgtgattggctgctttggtcccgcccttcgctctgattggttctGTGAAAGCCGTTGCGATGTTCAAAAATCCCGCCTCAGACCGATATCGtcctaataaagttattatatattTAGTGCTTGTAAGTGGGACAATTAAAAAGATTTAATGTGATAACATTAGTGTTTGCACAGATACAGCACAGAGCTCTCTGACATGGAACATGTACTTATACCAAGTATTCAAATGATCTTTAATCGGTGAAATGTAATATGAGGGGTTTTCTTTCCCAGATCATTGCTTCAATGGGACTTTCTTGGCTCATCTTCTTCTAAtgttcacattgtgttattattataaacccgaacacagagacacaaagaggcGGAACCGCGCGGCTCGTTTCCTTAATGCCTGCAGTTCCCAGAGCACCACACGGTGGCAGTGCTGCGctataaatggggcttccctaAATGTCTTCTCGCTGTCACTGCTCTGTGTGATCTGATCAGCTCCTAACCGGGCTCTTTGGCTTCCCTCTAATGCTCCAGTCACAGTAGTttgcttttaattaaaatatcaagtctgtatatgtgtatacacaatgtgttatagtttaagcacaaattaaatattccataatgtattgtgtattttctaaataaagatgAACATCTGATGTTAGAGTAATATAACTAGACTGAACAGGGGCCTgtatttaaagatatctattaaaCGTATCCTCATTCCTTATTTATTGAACTATATCACTGCATATGAAATATTAAAATTACCAATGTAAATACACACTAtctaatacatttaaacagaagcTGAACTATATCAagacttgttttttattgttcagATACAATATTAGCATGCAAGATGACTATTTAATTATGCATTAATTGTTGCTGTGTTTTTGCATCTTTTTTCCAATGCTTGTCAAACTATTTCACCATTTAGGCAGATCTGGATAAGgatatatttgtattgtttcaatatgttttttttttattaattaatgtaTCTTCTCATACTGTTCATTCTTTTTTAAACTATAGATTTCTTATGTATCCTGAATAAGTCAGTTAGTTATTTGTAACTACAAATTGAAGAGATATTTTCCCCAAAGCTGCACTCAATATCCCATTCTTAATAAGCCTTCACTTTTAATACTTGTCACACTATTACTATGAACAAACATTACACATGAACCTACCAATCTTTACTTTAAGTGGTGAAGAGAAAAACAGTTGTTTTTTTCCAATAGTTTACCTCctctaattaatatattatctataacgtatccaatgctgttttgttcttttattatttatagataaaatgcattacatatgTATTGGAATCAATACATTCAATACTCTAATTTTTTGGAGACCataatttttttccccacagaaataagtaaaataaaattaatacgtTGTTTGTGACAACCTCAGtgaatgaaaaataataataataataataataataataataataataataataataataataataataataataataataacaacaacaataacatcattattattattattattattattattattattattattattattattattattattattatgtgcctaAACCAACATGGTGATTACTTTTACCTAAACAGGTGCTCAAGCGACCAAGTTAATAACACTAGTGTGATCATTTTCTATGCAAATAACTACTTAGTGCTCAAATGTGTCACAATCTCCACTAACCAATCCTACTAAGTAACTATCTCCTATACAATTGCTATCATTAGCTACTCTTACAAACTAGTGTAACAGTGATATATGTTGCAACCAATCTACAATAATAATCTCAGGGGGAAGGTATCTCTCTAAATTGAAAACATTCAGTGTTTGATTCAATGTATCAATCTGCATATCTTTCTACTCTCCTCTGTAGAGGAAATATTGTATATAGTATATTGTCTGTAACCTGGCATATCACCATTATCTTGTGTTATaccatgtttccactgcagctatggattctgggaaataaacacacatataagcatacagtgtcacctttaACTTAATATCCATATTAACATGATCTCCTATAAGCATAGTTCTGCCTTATTATACTGAATTTTTTTGCACAGCTTGCTACATATCGTATAACTTCCATCATGTTTAAAATATAGTTTATATTTCTAAAACATATTTTAGTATGTCTTTGAATATCTGTAATCTAAACAGCTGTTAGATTGTTTTGTGAAATGTAAATGAAGGGAGAGAATGAAAAGCCTGAAAAGCTCCAGCCTCATTGTAttgtatgggggctatgcactaagctcaatgggtttgtgttctaatgttaaaaaatagcatgtccgttaaaaagtgaggccggggacgcgtttcactaaggccttgagcccattttttaacgtatgtgctcaaaacacccacagcgtacgtgttgctttttccccccctgctagcattcttaaacttcccaaacactagctgatagaaaaaaaagctgcatgtaacatttgcatggtgatttgccatctccatgcaaggctgttacacaagcgatcgtacactaattaaaatcattttaataatagtgtacatgagcagggggtctccggagctgaaccgcattggtttcaggtccgaggaccccctacttcaggagatacaggccccgttatggggtgccggtatcccctgcagcatttaaatgtcccggtcacgtgacgtggaagcttgaaactgcaggggataccggcaccccataaaggtgcctgtatctcgggaagcagggggtcaccggacataaaaccaacgcgggtcagctccggagaccacctgcacatcgACACTATGAAagacatgtatattaaaaaaagatttaacaaacatcaatacacgactctccgcccaaacccatacagtacagtaatgtgcaaaataactattatccacatatggataaaagattatttgcccattattaaacactgcattagcatacctaaataaagtaaataaaaacagtagccagctaagccaatgaatacaagcaataaacaacatgaacaatgaattaattaaaccattaaccaatgaaaccaattaattcctaaaccaactcaaaatgaatagtagcattaaccaatcaaaccaatgaattactacaacattaatgaatgtaaacattaaaagacaaagaaagaaattcaaacaatatctgaaataaccataaaatgcattagctaatataacacaacattaactacaaacgaacaccaatcgcaaacattttattagcattaagcaggaaaaaaataaacaatcacatccacataagaaattgaaattaaaacaacaaacagcaataccaagccacaaatgccccccaaatattgtcataataatgtaatcatctgtaccttaaagtggtacagattaatatattatcagtcaatgtgcctcccccaaaaataaaaaaaacacatccaatgaagaaacctgtaataatagacatttacaaacattcaatatagtacttaccattagaagcggtgcccctccgactcccggggtaacaggaagctcacgtaccttgaaggcctcaaacagcatccgatgccatcgccatgaagatccggatcaggtacccaaatcttcttttttctttctttaatcaccttcttctatcttcttctgtcaccattttttgatcttctttatcttctatcttcatctgtcagtccaaaaaaccccatggtgaatcccaaccgttgttgtctcgtcgtcttcttcggctcaaatgaggcgtcacggccttaaatacggCTTGTgaagtcacatttagcctcaaaatggttaacagtcacctgattggctgttaaaaccatgttccgactataaaaatttatttttgttacatgacgtcacttaaagggaatgatgccagccaatcagaatggctgtgcttcatttgcctttaagatgacgtcacaaagccggcgttacatggtatttcagccaatcagagtgtggacgcCGTGTGATACCATGTGAcaccagccatcttggatttagtgtaTACAATAGAGGTGATttggtgctcaagcatggaatCCTATTGCAAAGTATTGTGAAAGGAACACTTATGGGACATAAGATAATTTCTACCTAATAAAGAGCTCCAgatgccctgaaggcaggggtataTGCACAAAAACACtccccctaacctcattgggctggccccaggtaagtactcactTAAGTAAGTGTCACCAGTGGTCCCTCTCAGTCTGCGTGCTGTTGCCAATAGGGAGAAGTCCAATGCAATGTGGGTTGGTGCAACACACAGCAAAagaagggggtgatggcaggtctggcaaaaatgtttctttattgtgtggacataaaaacagaaggctgcaaccttctacgcgtttcgtgcagacaaatttATCAagtgataaagtgcaatttgtctgcacgaaacgcgtagaaggttgcagccttctgtttttatgtccacacaataaagaaacatttttgccagacctgccatcacccccttcttttgctgtatcttggatttagtgaaatcatcttaaaggcaaatgaagcacagccattctgattggctggcatcattccctttaagtgatgtcatgtaaaaaaaaaaaaaataaagtcggaacatttgtttaacagccaatcaggtggctgttaacccttttgaggctaaatgtgacgtcacagccccatttaaggccgtgacgcctcgttTGAGCCCAAGaggacgacgagacaacatcggttgggatttaccatggtttctttttggattgacagatgaagatagaagaagatgattaaagaaagaaaaatgaagatttgggtacctgagccgcatcttcatggcgatggcatcggatgctgtttgaggccttcaaggtacgtgagcttcctgttaccccgggagtcggaggggcaccgcttctaatggtaagtaatatattcaatgtttgtaaatgtctcttttaacaggtttcttcattggatgtgtttttttattttttgggggaggcacattgactgataatatattaatctgtacccctttaaggtacagattaatacattattatgacaatatttggggggcatttgtggcttgttattgctgttggttttttttatgtcagtttcttatgtggatgtcattgttttttttttttcctgcttaatgctaataaaatgtttgcgattggttttcatttgtagttaatgttgtattatgttagctaatgcatttaatTGTTATTTCAGAtagtgtttgaatgtatttctttgtcttttaatgtttacattcattaatgttgtagtaattaattggcttgattggttagtgttactattcattttgagttggtttaggaattaattgttttgattggttaatggtttaattaattcattgttgatgttgttattgcttgtattcattggattagctggctactgtttttatttagtgaagtatgtttttttggagttaggttttattattgtgtatctggtgcattaatgtattgtaattagggtgcccgttgagtgctatagaggcttatcatgcccatattattattatatgggtatgatgtaccactatactactcaatgggtacagggtgggtatagtcagttcagggtgggtgcttaggcctcccgggtgtgtatcggggcaggctgggttaaccccttaatgactatagcggttagtaaacgctaaggtgattaaggggttgagggccattagaatgtctttattatgtatattctgtatgctttctttcaacggaggacagagagacctgttgttgtggtaagtataactgtatttatttactttatttatgtatgctaatgcagtatttaataatgggcaaataatctattatccatatctgaataatagttattttgcacattattgtactgtatgttttaggggggtgcatttagttagaaataatgtttactaTTTTTGtaagcacaacattggtaccgcaggcccgcgggtaccccgggactcccgcggggtaagccggggacacccgcgcgacccccgatctccctcggggacccccgtggggtctctcggggacacccgccggcctgttgtatgggttttgcgcatgcagaaATGTagagcaagaaatttttcaaagaccagctttttttgcgtctaccttgagctgacgtgttctgttgaacgcaactttcgcgtacgctaaggttacgtagcttagtgcatcccgcttaagggcagaatttaacgcaaacaaagttggactttgaaatatttcctgaaaaaagtcagttttagagcgcaaagtgcctgtttgcgtggcttagtgcatcgtgttcagcgcaacatcacgttctaagagcactttgcgctctaaaaacgacttaacggagcttagtgcatgaccccctatgtctttatttgtatagcaccattaatgtacatagcaattCCCATTAGTattacacgtggtaatcatataaataacacataatatatatataactggtcaagggaataagtgcttcagacaaacgttacatttaggaagaggagtccctactccaaggagcttacaatctaattttcgaGTGTCTGTTGCACAGTCTCAGGGGGCACAGCTTAATCTATCACCACGTTAGGATCAGAATAAGATCTGAAACTGATTGGGTTCCCATTTCATAGATTTCACGCTTCCCTAGCAAATTATGGCAAACAGGGCTGTGGCCAATCACAGCATTAATGATGCACAGGAGCCATTCAGGACACATGGTCTTGTCTGAACTGGCCAATCAGGGCTTGAAGTGGGTGATTGCAAATTAAAGGGCAGCGGAAAGAAATATGAATCGGCCAATGGGAGCAGCATCCACCAACGGGGCCCAACAATGGCTTCCATGGCTGACAGGATGTCCCATGCTGGGCTCGGCATCCGGATATTTGGATGGATGACAAAATGTTCTGCTTTTTGGGTTGATTTCCCCCTGGTCTGATCTTCTCCCACGGTCACTCCCCCTTGTATTCCTGCACCGCTCTTCACCTCCAGTCGCAGAATGTGCCAGTTCTCTCGACATGCgagctgcacaaagggtttctcagccctgcatgtacaGAGACCTTAGCTATGCTTGTGATGGAATGATGCCCAGGGACCGgttaataaaggttacgccctgtcacttgggttcatctggctccaaggcccctgagatacaggttttttttgcatgcctggttgcaccttgcatcccatgtaaatggaatgctttatttctaatgtgttctgtcaagagaccgggactcttttgtgggatcaagcaccagagaggacacagagataaaCAAATAAACGGGTATTAATTTCACCAACATGACTTTAACGGAGCAGATTCCACTTTTGCCGCAGGTCATGAGTTTCCAAGCACCTCTGGATGCAAGTTGTGGAAAGGTAACTTCAaatctccagcttggcgtacaagcagcctcgacttcaggtgtctctggcacatcCTCAGAGCCCCCCGCTTAGTCTATCTTCACGCCAACCCAGGAACTCAAATTGGTCGCTGCTTTTCTAGGTTGCAGTtctcaatggaaaatcatggagaACGGGGCAACGACCAATCCCAGCATTGATGCTGAATGGGGAGCCAATCACAGAATGAGGGCTCATCTGTGTTGGCCAATCCGGTCTGAGCTTCTGACAAGGAGGCTGAGGCAAGGAAGGTGGGAATTATGAACCAGACAATGAGAACagcgcctccctccctcctgttctCAGTGCCAGCTCACTATCTCTTGGTGAGATAGGTGCCTCTGTCTGGGCACTGGATCTATATCATGAATACATTGCATCCCTACGGTATTAATAccgattgggagcttaaacatttcctagtctaactaaagaaatatgtttaagtttttcattgcttctgctttttgcttctctggtgttgttataatgtcattaatatatatgttgttgctcaccatatgggatattatgtatactttattatcagtatatttatgatatgctatatttctattattaatatatttatttttatatttatcttctttattattgttttcatttttgacaatttcttatttttatttctttcatttatattgatataagacaggttattatttatgattattataattgttttattatgttgagtgattataatatacttttcaatattgcttattgtaatataatatatattttttaactgtcttttatctttctttattatatcatttctttatattctaatccattccgtgttttcatctatgttgcttgaatgttggttttaaatgatcttttgctactactgtttatactattttacagtagttttgcaataagttgtttatttgtttttatatatgtactatgtatacacttgtatgttgttatccttctctccccttctacacaccactatgcttgtatagatggaacggcagtctcattaatta from Ascaphus truei isolate aAscTru1 chromosome 12 unlocalized genomic scaffold, aAscTru1.hap1 SUPER_12_unloc_7, whole genome shotgun sequence carries:
- the LOC142473848 gene encoding histone H1-like translates to MAETAPAPAPPAESAAKKKQPKKAAGASKSRPAKCGPSVSDLIVRAVSASKERSGVSLSALKKALAAGGYDVEKNNSRLKLALKGLVSKETLIQLKGSGASGSFKLNKKQLESKEKAAKKKDARKPKKPVAKKPAKSPKKPKKAPAGVKKSPKKVKKPAAAKKPAKSPKKSKAAKPRKAVKSPAAKKAAKPKAAKSPAKAKAAKPKAAKPRRAAAPKK
- the LOC142473858 gene encoding histone H3; amino-acid sequence: MARTKQTARKSTGGKAPRKQLATKAARKSAPATGGVKKPHRYRPGTVALREIRRYQKSTELLIRKLPFQRLVREIAQDFKTDLRFQSSAVMALQEASEAYLVGLFEDTNLCAIHAKRVTIMPKDIQLARRIRGERA